TGAGTGATGTTCCTTACGGAGTTTTGCTCTCTGGCGGATTAGATTCTTCTGTGATCTCGGCAATTACTGCAAAATTTGCGAGACAGAGAATTGAAAGCGGAGACACACAGGAAGCTTGGTATCCGAGATTACATAGCTTTGCAGTGGGGTTAGTAGGATCTCCGGATTTGGCGGCCGCGCAGAAAGCTGCGGAACATATCGGTTCGGTTCACCATGAGGTTAACTTCACGGTTCAGGAAGGTCTGGATGCGATCCGTGATGTGATTTATCATTTGGAAACATATGATGTAACCACCATTCGTGCTTCTACGCCGATGTATCTTTTGGCAAGAGTCATTAAATCGATGGGAATAAAAATGGTACTTTCGGGGGAGGGTTCCGATGAATTATTTGGCGGGTATCTTTATTTCCATAAAGCACCGAACGCGAAAGAATTCCATGATGAAACGGTGAGAAAATTAGGCAAACTTCACCTGTATGACTGTTTAAGAGCCAACAAAGCACTGATGAGCTGGGGAATTGAAGGGCGCGTGCCTTTCCTTGATAAAGAATTTATGGATATTGCCATGACGATCAATCCTCAGGATAAAATGATCAACGTTGCAGAAGGCAGAATTGAAAAATGGGTGTTAAGAAAAGCATTTGAAGATCTTTTACCTGAATCTATTGCCTGGAGACAAAAAGAACAGTTTTCTGACGGTGTGGGATATTCATGGATCGATACGCTAAAAGCGGTTGCAGAAAATGAAGTAACTGACGAAATGATGGTGAATGCGAAATTCAGATTCCCGTTAAACACTCCACAAAATAAAGAAGAATACCGATACAGAACCATTTTTGAGGAACATTTCCCAAGTGAAACGGCTGCTGCAACAGTACCTTCTGTTCCATCGGTAGCCTGTTCTACGCCTATTGCTTTAGAATGGGATGAAGCCTTTAAAAAAATGAATGATCCAAGCGGAAGGGCGGTGAAGGTACATGAAACGTCTTATGATAAATAGGGGTTGGTGTTTTAGCGATAACCTTATCTTTTTTAAATATAGTATGTCTGAAAAAATCTAAAAATATTAACGCTAAAAAACTCAATACTAAGCCCTAAAATGAGCCACCTAAAAAATAAATTTATTAATCCTGTAGCAATACAGGATTTTCTTTTGAATTAACGGTAATAATATTGATATATTTTAACTAAGAATCAAAATTATTATCTAATAAATAATTATATTTGGAAAACGAAAATATCAATTATAAAGAAATGAGAAGAAACATTACGATCTTATTTGCCTTATTATCTATGACTTTTGCTTTCGGACAGGGAAAATATGGCAAGTATCTTAACTCAAAAAAGCTGGCAATGGCTTATAAAACAGTGAAAGATGCCGATAAGGATGATTACTATCAACAGTTTTACTGGCTTGTTAAAGCAGAACAGCTTAAAACCTATCCTCACCTTAAAGATGTAAAGCCTGTCGTTTTATATGAGTTCGTAAAGAAAGTGAATCCTCAGAACCCTACCAAAAAACTGGATGAAAGAGGTAAGGAATTAAGAGCTAATGCAGAATTGTCATTAAATCAATATTTTAAAAATAAAAACTTTGAGAACAATTCTGTTTTAATGTACAATCTTGAAACCTATGTAGATCCTTCAAAAGGTTTGTATTATACAAAGGTAGATCCTGAGAAGATCAAGGAACTGGTTCCTAAAGAATTATTTGCCTTCAACTCAACCAACAGAAATACAGGAGAAGATAAAACGTACTATTTGTGGATCGAGAAGAAAAAAGATGATTTCCATATTGTAGATATTATTCCAAGTGAAAAAGACGATAAAGATTTCTACGTAAGACTGAAACAATATCTTCCGAGCTATAAATTCTCAAAATATGTTCCTTCCGTTAAAAAAGGAACAAAAACAGATAAGACAGATGTAGATTATTATTACATTATGCCGTTTGAGCAGAATACCGATAACATCGAATACAAAACAAAGGATTTTAAAACTTTCACATTAAGCCAATACAGAAAAGCAGGTGATGAATGGAAAGGGGTAGAAAAACCTAGAAGATAAAACCTAAAAGTCTTGTGAAATTTCACAGGACTTTTTAATTTTATAGAGATTTCTTTATCTAAAGAATGGACTGTTTTTTGAACAGTCATCTGTAAACCCCAAAATAAAGTCTGGAAATTTCAAATTTTCAGCCACTAAAAAATGTCAGAACTCGCTCCAACACAAACAACCGTAAAAAAAATATTACCACTGATTCTCGCAACCGCCATCTTTATGCAGATGCTGGATTCAACTATTCTAAACACATCTTTACCATCCATCGCTAAGGATCTTAATGAATCTCCGCTGAATATGCAAAATGCCATTATCAGCTATGTTCTGACACTGGCTGTTTTCATGCCGGCGAGCGGATTTCTGGCGGATCGATTCGGTACAAAGAGGGTTTTTATTGTTTCGCTGGTGCTGTTTAGTATGGGTTCATTATTTTGTGCGATGTCTCAGAATCTTACTCATCTTGTTATTTCACGGGTAATTCAGGGTGTTGGAGGAAGCTTGATGACGCCGGTAGGGAAATTGGCTTTAATTAAAACTTTTGACAAAAATGAACTGTTAAAAGCCATGAATTTTGCTATTATTCCGGCACTTATTGGCCCTGTTTTAGGTCCGTTGGTGGGTGGGTATATGGTAGATTATCTTTCATGGCACTGGATTTTCCTGATCAACATTCCGATTGGTATGCTGGGAATTGCGTTAGGATTGAAATATATGCCTAATTACAAATCTAAAGACGTGGATTTTGATTTAAAAGGATTTCTCATTTTCGCCGCGGCTTCTCTTTTACTCTCTATTTCTTTGGAGCTTTTCGGGGATATGCAGAATATTACTCCGGTTTTAATTGTCTTTATTTTAGGCTTCCTGTTTCTGTATTATTATTACAAACATGCCAAAAGAGATGAACATCCTATTTTTCCACTAAATTTATTTCAGGTAAGAACTTTCAGAGTGGGTATTGTGGGAAATCTGGCCACGCGATTAGGGATTAGTTCAGTTCCTTTATTATTACCATTAATGATTCAGATTGCTTATAAGCAATCCGCAGTAACATCCGGCTGGATCATCGCTCCGATGGCTATTACCGCGATGTTTGGAAAATCGTATGTGATTAAAATTTTAGATAAATTCGGCTATAGAAAAACTTTAATGGTGAATACCTTCATCATCGGGACTTTGATTTGTCTTCTTGCTATTCCCGATGTTCACACGTCATTATATTGGTTTATTCCGATTATTGCAATTTTAGGATTTTTCAACTCCATCCAGTTTACTTCGATGAATACGATTTCCATTGCAGATTTAAGAAACTTCCAGACCAGCAGCGGAAACTCTTTATTATCAGTTAATCAGCAACTGGCCATTGGTTTTGGAATTGCATTCGGATTAATTGTCTTAAAGATCTTTGAAAATACCCCTGGGCTTATTCATCATGAAATTCATAATGCCTTTCGGTGGACATTTTTAAGCATTGGTATGCTGACCATTGTTTCAGGATTGGTTTTCAGAAGACTTCATATTTCAGATGGTAAAAATATGCAGTCGAAAGAGGATGAGTAATAAGCAACTTTTTTATCAGATCCACTGAGCTTTTTCACTGTTAGTTTTAGGATTTCAACGGTTATGAATAGGTTGATCAGATAAAAGAAACTGAGACGGTTTCCTGCGTGAGCTTATTATCTGTATATATCACGAGTTCTCTGTCTTGAATTTTAAGTTTATTCCAATAATAATTTCCTGCAAACCTGCTTTCCTTAACAGTAGCTTTAATTCCATTTTCTGTAACTTTTACTTCTTTGGGATAATAAGAAAATTTAGACAGGTTCAGATCTGACATTTCAGCGGAGCTGAAGATATTCACTTCCCCGAAAAGTTTGGCCACGTAAGCATTGTATGGATTTCTGAAGGTTTCTTCCGGACGGTCATTCTGAATAAGTCTGCCTTCCTGAAGTACCACAATCTGATCCAGCCAGGGAATAATATCCTGAAGTTCGTGCGTGGAAATAATAAGTGAAATCTGATTTTGCTTTACATATCGGAAAAGCTTTTCACGAAGTTCTATTTTTCGGGGAAAGTCCAGATTACTGAAAGGCTCATCGAGAATTAACAGCTTGGGAAGAACGGAAAGAGCTCTTGCAATGGCAACTCTTTGTTGTTGTCCGCCACTTAGATATTTAGGTAATACAGAGGCATATTCCTCCATTCCTACGACTTCGAGAAGTTCCGTAACTTTCTCTTTTTTTTGGGCGAGATTAATATTGGAAATAAATTTCCCCACATTTTCTGCCACTGTTGCATAGGGCATCAAATCGAAATTCTGGGCTACAAATTTCATTTCTGCTTCGCCGGGAACAATATTTCCTTTAGGTCCCCAAAGTTTTTTACCGTTAAAAATAATATCGCCGCTTTCCCAATCCAAGAGTCCGTATATCAAACTCAGTAAGGTAGATTTTCCGCATCCGCTTTCTCCCGCCAGAGCAATGATTTTTCCTGCTTCAAATGTCAGATTAAGATTATTAAACAAAGGTTTTTCCTTTGAATATGAAAAGTGTAGATTTTTTATTTCCAATAGCATGATACAAATGTAGGGAAATGAAATGTTTCTAGGAAAAAATGATTTTTTTTATTACATTAGCGGGAGTGTTAAAAATTTATAAATCATGAAGAAAAAACTGTTTCTATTAGTCATTCCCACAATTTTTACTGCTGTCCTGCTATTTTCCTGTAATAAAGAAAAACCTGTCACAGGCAATGGTAATGAAGTGACAACAACGAAGGAAGGCAAGGAGTTTGTGCTCGATACCCTGAACAGTAAAGTAGAGTGGAAGGGGTATAAAGTTTTTAAATCTGAAAGTACAAGTCATTTTGGAAATATAAAATTTGAAAGCGGTGATGTTACCGTTAAAGAAGGGCATCTGGAAAGCGGAAAATTTGTTGCGGATATGACTTCCCTGACCTCTGTGGATTTGAAAGACGATGCTGAGCAGCTGGGAAAATTAAATGGACATTTAAAAAGTAATGATTTCTTTGATGTGGAAAAATTTCCGACGGCATCCTATGAAATTACAAAGGTGACTCCTTCCGCTGAAGGCGACTATAATACTCTTCTCGATGGGAACCTTACCATTAAAGGCATCACAAAACCAGTTCAGTTCAAAGCGAATATTTCGGTGAAAGAAGGTACTGTAAGCATTGCTACAGAACCCAAAGATATTAAAAGAGAGGAATTTGGAGTTAAGTTTCAGACGCCTGCTGCCAATGGGGTTATCAGTGATGAGGTTACTCTCCAGATCAACGTTAAAGCAATGGAAAAAAAATAATTTTTTTATTTAAGTGAAATAAGTGATTGAAGTCTGCCTCCGGATAAGGGGTAGATTTTTTTAATTATAGGAAAATTATTCCGTCGAAAAACCGTATTTTTGCAAAACATTTTTGAAAGGGTAAAACAATGATAGAAAAGATAGAAGAATTACTCGTTGAGGTAAATGGCTTTAATGCTACATCTAAAGAGGATATTGAAAACTTCCGAATCAAGTACAATGGTAAAAAAGGTGTTTTAAATGATTTTTATGAAACCCTAAAATCGGTACCTAATGACCAGAAGAAAGATTTTGGGCAAAAAATCAACACTCTTAAGACTGCTGTTAACGTAAAATTGGAGGATTTAAAAAATGCCTCTGTATCTTCTGTTATCCTTGAAAAAGAAGATCTTACAAGACCTGCTTTTCCTTTGGATTTGGGTTCGAGACATCCAATTAATCTGGTGAAAAACAGAATTATTGAAATCTTCAAATCGATTGGATTTGCTGTGGCAGACGGACCGGAAATAGAGGACGACTGGCATAACTTTACGGCACTGAATCTTCCGGAATATCACCCGGCAAGAGATATGCAGGATACTTTCTTTATTGAACAGAATCCTGATATTTTGCTGAGAACACATACTTCTTCGGTACAGATTCGTTATATGGAAGAGAACCAACCGCCTATAAGGATTTTATCGCCGGGGAGAGTATTCAGAAATGAAGCTGTTTCTTCACGTTCACATTGTATCTTCCACCAGATTGAAGGTTTATACATTGATGAAAATGTAAGCTTCGCAGATCTTAAACAAACGATTCAGTTCTTTACTACTGAGCTTTTCGGAAAGTCCAAAATCAGATTACGACCGTCCTACTTTCCTTTTACAGAACCAAGTGCAGAGATCGATGTGTACTGGGGACTGAATTCTGAAACAGATTACAGAATTACAAAAGGAACTGGCTGGCTTGAAATTATGGGATGCGGAATGGTAGATCCTGCAGTTCTGAAAAATGTAAATATTGATTCTGAGAAATATTCAGGATATGCTTTTGGGATGGGCATTGAGAGAATTGTAATGCTTCTTTACCAAATGAGTGATATCAGAATGTTTTTTGAAAATGATATGAGAACGTTAGAACAGTTTAAAACTTTATAAACTAATTTTTTAACTTAAAATAAATAAGAATCCCGTAAAAAAATAATTTTACGGGATTTTTTATTAATTTTATACAATAACTCGGGTGGAAATGTTAAAATTATTAAATTTTAAATTTAGAAAAATTGTTCATTATTCTCTTATTGTATGTATTTTATTGATACAGCTGATTATTGCAGGCTTTTTTTACAATGAATTTGTTAATAAAAAACAATTATCTTTTATTGAAAAACAATTAAAGGAGCTGAACTTATTGGAGAACCTGACGAATAATTCGAGAACAGATCTTCTTAATGCACAGGACAATCTTCAGAAATATGTTATTAGTGAAGACCAGAAATATTTGGACGCTTATTTTGCTTCATTAAACAGACTGGGGAAAAATTTGGACCGCATCAGCCAGTACGAAAATAAATTTCCTGAGCTAAAAAATGCAGCGACCCCGAAGACGGATTCATTAGATTTAAAACATTTAAAATCAATGATCGACTCTACATACGGGTATTCTACCCAATCTAATTTTAAGATTAATAAAGAACTTCCGCAGTTAAAAAAATATAATTTTGATTATAATCCTGATAAATTTGATATAGAAACCAAAACTTTTACGGATACTATAAAGAAAAAAGGGCTTTTCGGACGTCTGGGAGATGCGATATCAGGAAAGGAAAATGTAAGGAAAGAAAGTACGGTAATTACGGTAAAACAGGGGAAAAAACTGGATGCAGCTGTGCTTAAAAAAGAGGTTGACAGTATTATTAAAGTAGTTGATCACTATTATTCAGGGGAAATCAAAAAAATACGAGTCAATGTAAAAGAAAAACAGGAAGGAAATGACAGGTTCTATAAGATGTTCTCTAAACTTTTGATGTACAGTAACGGATTAATGGGAATTTACGAGAATTCTATTCAGGTTTCAAAGCAGGATCTTGTAAAAGAATACGAGAAGCAGAATTCCAAAAACAACAGGATAAGAACCTACCTCGTTTTTGGATCGATGATCCTGATGTTTATTGTTTCCATATTAATTATGTTCCTTACCCGCATTGCATTTGTCTATGAAAAACAGCTGAATATGGCGAATAGACAGATTAAGGAAAATCTTAATTTTAAAAACCGAATTCTGGGAATGCTGAGCCATGAGCTGCGGTCACCATTAAAAATAATAGGACTTTTCATTAACCGTATCAATAAAAAAACAGATGATGTAAAAATTAAAGAATACCTGAAGTCGATCAGTTTTACGAATGATACCTTATTAATGCAGGCAAACCAGATTCTTGAATATACCAAAAATCAGGCAGTGGAAAATAAACTGCTCCCTGTGGAGTTTCAATTAAAAAAAGAAATAACATCTATTTTAAATGCCATAGAGCCCTATATTGAAACACGGAACAATCAATTTATTATTCATGAAGATATAGATCAGGATCTTACCGTGTACTCAGATAATAAAAAGATCAATCAGGTGTTTATGAATATTCTGGGCAATGCCAATAAATTTACGGAAAATGGAAAGATCATGGTGAACAGCAGTGCGGAGGTGGTGAATGAAAACCTTGTAAAGCTTACCACAAGGGTCAGTGATACGGGAGCCGGTATTTCCCAGACTGATCTTAAAAGCATATTTGAACCTTATTACCAGGGAGTACTGTCCGAGGATGTTGAAAATCTCGGAGCCGGCCTTGGGTTAAGTCTCTGTAAAGAAATTGTGGAAATGTACTCTGGTGATATTTCAGTGGAAAGTGAGCCGGGTAAGGGGACTGTGGTAACTTTTACTTTTAATTTAAAGATGAACAGATCATGAGTGAACAAAATAATAAATCATTTAATTTTCTTCTTGCCGATGACCATAGCCTGATACGGCAGGGGTTGGTTTTTCTGCTGGAAGATATGGAAGAAAATCATACGATTTTCCAGGCGTCCACTCAACAGAGTGCCCTTGAAGCGGTGAGAGATAACAGGATTGATATCGCCATTATAGATGCTCATTTTCCTGATGGCAACAGCCTGGCTATCCTGCCTGAAATCAAACAGATAAATCCTGGAATTAAAATTCTGATATTTACTGGAATCGATGAAAATATTCACTCGTTACGGTATCTGAATGCAGGAGCGGACGGCTTTTTAAGTAAAATGAGCGATGAGGTAATTATTGAAGAAGCTATAAAAAAGATGATGAGCAACGGTGAATATATTTCCCCGGTTACACAGATGCTGCTTCTGAACTCAATGAAAAATCCTGGTATGATAAACCCTCTTTCCTCACTAACAGAAAGGGAATTGCAGATTGCTGAAATGTACGCTGAAGGTTTAGGGAATCTTGAGATCGCAGGGCAGCTGGATGTTAAACAAAATACAGTGAGTACTATTAAAAGAAGAATATTTGATAAGCTGCGAATTGATAATCTTGTGGAATTAATAGAACTAATTAGAAACAGCCAGTAATCTGAATAGATAAATATCTACAAGGGTAACGAAATACATCGACATCATTTGTAATGTCATAATCGATTTCTGTTCGTATCTTTGTCTCAATAAAAGAAAACGTAAAACGTATTGAAAAAATAAACAGGAACTTTTATTTCTTTTTAATGCAGGTCATAAGAAAGTCAGCAATATTTAAAAACACATAGAGTAAAAATTATGAAAACCTTCGGAAAAGACCGAAGGTTTTTTGTTTGCTTATCCTTACCCCCAAAAGGATTGAATCAGTATTAAATTGGATCAATTCGAAAACCAGGGAATCTAGACAAAGCGCTTAGATTGTTTGAAAATTAAAAGTAGGGTTTTTATTTGCCCCAGATTTCACAAACCCTACTAATGATTGGTAATTTATGGTTTTAAGAAACCGTTTCATCCGTGAAAATCCTTCATCTGTGGGGCAAGATATTCCAATCCTGAAATTTCTTCCCGACTTTTGTAACGGGCTTAAAGAACTTTCGGAGGTTAAAGAAATCAATAGTAGCATTCGTAGCCATAAAAAATATTAATGTTTTTTCTTAATTTTTATAATTAATCATGGGGATTCTGTAGAAAAATATCTACATCTCCCACGAATTAAATCGATGGATTAATGGTGTAAGTGGCTTAGGTATTGATAGATATTTAGTGACAATATGGTTAGACAAGAATCATTGGTTTTGACAATGCGATCAGTGATATACAATAAAAAAGTGATTTGGTGTATTAAGAACACAAGTGATGAAAAAAAATTATTTACCCGTTTCCAACAGATAAAACCTTCGGCATCTTCGAAGGTTTTTTCGTTTGTTGCCTCGTCCTGAAAAAAGTTGAACAGGCTTATTTGCGATAAGTATCAAAATTTGGGGACTAAGCAAAAAGGTAAGCGAATCCTAACTGAAATTTTTTGCCCCCGCAGATTTTGCAAGTGGTTCAGATTTTTTTCTTTACACTTTCCATATTGAACATGAAGGCTCACCAAGTTTTTTTACAGCTTAGTGTTTTAGGTCTCACAAAGCCGTTCTACCTACGGGAGACCACTAAGATTGAGTAAAAAAAAGCCGGCAGCAATATCAGTGGAAAATCTGTGCATCTGTGGGAAATAAAAATATAAACAATTTTTTTCCAAGTTTTAGGTCTGATCCCTTATTTTGTTATTTAAAGTTTTATAAAACAAAATCGGATCATCTTCTGAAATTATAAGATTCAGGCAAAGCTGTTGTATCGATAAAGGTACCTCCCGTAAATAAGCATCCTTTATAGATTTAATCCTTATTTTCCTGTCGAATAATATCTACACTGTCAACGACGAAAATCGACTCTATTTTGGCACGGCTGGCTCGGGAATTGATCATTCTATTATAACAATATGATGAAAAACAAATCATTGGTTTTGACAGAACATGGATGATTTAAAATATTTTTAAAAGTGATTTGGTGTATAAAAACACAAATGATGAAAAAAGATTATTTCGAATAACGCAACATTTAACAAAAGATGAAAAAACAAACCTCCGATATCCTCGGAGGTTTTAGTTTTTAATTACTGACCTTAGAAACAAAACGTAATTAAAAACAAATATTGAAATCAACAATATACCACTGGGAAAATAATGTATCTGTTTATCTTATGTTTCACTTTGTAATGAACCATATGTCTGTTTATTTGATTTATACTAATTAAGTCTTATAATAAAGACAGTCAGAAATTGCTTTTTATTACATCAAAAAAAATGCCTGTAAAAAATTACAGACATCAAAATAATATACTCTATTTTCAGTTGGTGAATTTTAATGGGTATTTCACATTTTTTATTCCGTCGATACTCGCTTTCAGAGATCCAACAGCAAGTTCAGCCTTTAACAATAACGGGACATGATTGGCATCGTTAGATACCCACATCATCACCCCTTCTTTTTCCTTAAACACTCTTCCGCTCTGTACCGAAGGAACTATTTTCAGACAATTAATGGTTCCGAATTTGGTTTTTAGATTTTCTGTGCCCACCACTTTCAGTTGAAAAGGAAACAGCTCATCATCAATCCAGACATTCATTTTGATTACCGTTCCTATTTTTAGCTCAACAGGGCTCTTGCTTCTTAAATAATAGAAACAGGAAAGCATATCCTGAACATCTTTTACCGATTTTAATGTTTTGGAGCCATTAGCCGGATTTTTTTTATCGGTAAGAAGAAGCGTATGATTGTCGTGATTAAATGTTGTTTCATAATGCTGGGTATATCCGCCTTCACGTACGTTTCTCACATAAAAGCTCGGAAGCTCTGTCTGCATGTTAATATAGCTTTCATAAAGATCCTCCACCTTGAAAAAAGCTTTTACAGCGCCTGTAGTCACACCGGTTCCCTTTACATAGAGATGAGGAATGCCTTTATATATTGTTTTTTTGGCCGTGAGATTGGCGCTTCCGGCATTCAGGATTCCGTAATGAATTCTGAAGGTCAGCGATTCTCCGTCAGCAATATTAGTAATCTGGCTAAAACTCAGACAAAATGTGAATATTGCTAAAAAAAATGAAATTTTTTTCATGATTACTCAGTTACAAAAAGGTTGCCAAATAAAATTATTAAACATATTTGATAAATCTCAGGTTTTTATTTAGAA
The sequence above is a segment of the Chryseobacterium sp. MYb264 genome. Coding sequences within it:
- a CDS encoding response regulator transcription factor; the protein is MSEQNNKSFNFLLADDHSLIRQGLVFLLEDMEENHTIFQASTQQSALEAVRDNRIDIAIIDAHFPDGNSLAILPEIKQINPGIKILIFTGIDENIHSLRYLNAGADGFLSKMSDEVIIEEAIKKMMSNGEYISPVTQMLLLNSMKNPGMINPLSSLTERELQIAEMYAEGLGNLEIAGQLDVKQNTVSTIKRRIFDKLRIDNLVELIELIRNSQ
- the asnB gene encoding asparagine synthase B; this translates as MCGIVCLFDAKQKTEILRPQVLEMSKKIRHRGPDWSGVFQNEKVIFSHERLAIVDPTSGKQPLFTKDGKVVLAVNGEIYNHRELKAEFPEYEFQTESDCEVILALYRKYGKDFIEKLNGIFAFSLYDTENDVYLIARDHMGICPLYHGWDTSGHYYVASELKALEGVCKTVETFLPGHFLYSKDGKELQQWYARDWESFENVKNNETDIAKIKKGLEEAVHRQLMSDVPYGVLLSGGLDSSVISAITAKFARQRIESGDTQEAWYPRLHSFAVGLVGSPDLAAAQKAAEHIGSVHHEVNFTVQEGLDAIRDVIYHLETYDVTTIRASTPMYLLARVIKSMGIKMVLSGEGSDELFGGYLYFHKAPNAKEFHDETVRKLGKLHLYDCLRANKALMSWGIEGRVPFLDKEFMDIAMTINPQDKMINVAEGRIEKWVLRKAFEDLLPESIAWRQKEQFSDGVGYSWIDTLKAVAENEVTDEMMVNAKFRFPLNTPQNKEEYRYRTIFEEHFPSETAAATVPSVPSVACSTPIALEWDEAFKKMNDPSGRAVKVHETSYDK
- the pheS gene encoding phenylalanine--tRNA ligase subunit alpha, which encodes MIEKIEELLVEVNGFNATSKEDIENFRIKYNGKKGVLNDFYETLKSVPNDQKKDFGQKINTLKTAVNVKLEDLKNASVSSVILEKEDLTRPAFPLDLGSRHPINLVKNRIIEIFKSIGFAVADGPEIEDDWHNFTALNLPEYHPARDMQDTFFIEQNPDILLRTHTSSVQIRYMEENQPPIRILSPGRVFRNEAVSSRSHCIFHQIEGLYIDENVSFADLKQTIQFFTTELFGKSKIRLRPSYFPFTEPSAEIDVYWGLNSETDYRITKGTGWLEIMGCGMVDPAVLKNVNIDSEKYSGYAFGMGIERIVMLLYQMSDIRMFFENDMRTLEQFKTL
- a CDS encoding DUF3108 domain-containing protein, with product MKKISFFLAIFTFCLSFSQITNIADGESLTFRIHYGILNAGSANLTAKKTIYKGIPHLYVKGTGVTTGAVKAFFKVEDLYESYINMQTELPSFYVRNVREGGYTQHYETTFNHDNHTLLLTDKKNPANGSKTLKSVKDVQDMLSCFYYLRSKSPVELKIGTVIKMNVWIDDELFPFQLKVVGTENLKTKFGTINCLKIVPSVQSGRVFKEKEGVMMWVSNDANHVPLLLKAELAVGSLKASIDGIKNVKYPLKFTN
- a CDS encoding sensor histidine kinase gives rise to the protein MLKLLNFKFRKIVHYSLIVCILLIQLIIAGFFYNEFVNKKQLSFIEKQLKELNLLENLTNNSRTDLLNAQDNLQKYVISEDQKYLDAYFASLNRLGKNLDRISQYENKFPELKNAATPKTDSLDLKHLKSMIDSTYGYSTQSNFKINKELPQLKKYNFDYNPDKFDIETKTFTDTIKKKGLFGRLGDAISGKENVRKESTVITVKQGKKLDAAVLKKEVDSIIKVVDHYYSGEIKKIRVNVKEKQEGNDRFYKMFSKLLMYSNGLMGIYENSIQVSKQDLVKEYEKQNSKNNRIRTYLVFGSMILMFIVSILIMFLTRIAFVYEKQLNMANRQIKENLNFKNRILGMLSHELRSPLKIIGLFINRINKKTDDVKIKEYLKSISFTNDTLLMQANQILEYTKNQAVENKLLPVEFQLKKEITSILNAIEPYIETRNNQFIIHEDIDQDLTVYSDNKKINQVFMNILGNANKFTENGKIMVNSSAEVVNENLVKLTTRVSDTGAGISQTDLKSIFEPYYQGVLSEDVENLGAGLGLSLCKEIVEMYSGDISVESEPGKGTVVTFTFNLKMNRS
- a CDS encoding MFS transporter, which produces MSELAPTQTTVKKILPLILATAIFMQMLDSTILNTSLPSIAKDLNESPLNMQNAIISYVLTLAVFMPASGFLADRFGTKRVFIVSLVLFSMGSLFCAMSQNLTHLVISRVIQGVGGSLMTPVGKLALIKTFDKNELLKAMNFAIIPALIGPVLGPLVGGYMVDYLSWHWIFLINIPIGMLGIALGLKYMPNYKSKDVDFDLKGFLIFAAASLLLSISLELFGDMQNITPVLIVFILGFLFLYYYYKHAKRDEHPIFPLNLFQVRTFRVGIVGNLATRLGISSVPLLLPLMIQIAYKQSAVTSGWIIAPMAITAMFGKSYVIKILDKFGYRKTLMVNTFIIGTLICLLAIPDVHTSLYWFIPIIAILGFFNSIQFTSMNTISIADLRNFQTSSGNSLLSVNQQLAIGFGIAFGLIVLKIFENTPGLIHHEIHNAFRWTFLSIGMLTIVSGLVFRRLHISDGKNMQSKEDE
- a CDS encoding sulfate/molybdate ABC transporter ATP-binding protein gives rise to the protein MLLEIKNLHFSYSKEKPLFNNLNLTFEAGKIIALAGESGCGKSTLLSLIYGLLDWESGDIIFNGKKLWGPKGNIVPGEAEMKFVAQNFDLMPYATVAENVGKFISNINLAQKKEKVTELLEVVGMEEYASVLPKYLSGGQQQRVAIARALSVLPKLLILDEPFSNLDFPRKIELREKLFRYVKQNQISLIISTHELQDIIPWLDQIVVLQEGRLIQNDRPEETFRNPYNAYVAKLFGEVNIFSSAEMSDLNLSKFSYYPKEVKVTENGIKATVKESRFAGNYYWNKLKIQDRELVIYTDNKLTQETVSVSFI
- a CDS encoding YceI family protein — protein: MKKKLFLLVIPTIFTAVLLFSCNKEKPVTGNGNEVTTTKEGKEFVLDTLNSKVEWKGYKVFKSESTSHFGNIKFESGDVTVKEGHLESGKFVADMTSLTSVDLKDDAEQLGKLNGHLKSNDFFDVEKFPTASYEITKVTPSAEGDYNTLLDGNLTIKGITKPVQFKANISVKEGTVSIATEPKDIKREEFGVKFQTPAANGVISDEVTLQINVKAMEKK